A stretch of the Elephas maximus indicus isolate mEleMax1 chromosome 3, mEleMax1 primary haplotype, whole genome shotgun sequence genome encodes the following:
- the LOC126073503 gene encoding alpha-amylase 2B yields MKFFLLLLAVGFCWAQYSPHTESGRTSIVHLFEWRWADIALECERYLAPKGFGGVQVSPPNENAVINNPSRPWWERYQPVSYKICTRSGNENEFKDMVTRCNNVGVRIYVDAVINHMSGSGVSAGTSSTCGSYFNPGSRDFPAVPYSGWDFNDGKCKTESGEIENYQDAAQVRDCRLVGLVDLAAGKDYVRSKIAEYLNKLIDIGVAGFRLDASKHMWPGDIKAILDKLNNLNTRWFSSGSRAFIYQEVIDLGGEPITGSEYFGNGRVTEFKYGAKLGTVLRKWNGEKMSYLKNWGEGWGFVPSDRALVFVDNHDNQRGHGAGGASILTFFDARLYKMGVGFMLAHPYGFTRVMSSYRWDRNFVNGQDANDWVGPPNNGGVIKEVTINPDTTCGNGWVCEHRWRQIRNMVAFRNVVDGQPFTNWWDNGSNQVAFGRGNKGFIVFNNDDWSLSVTLQTGLPAGTYCDVISGDKSDGNCTGIKIYVSSDGKANFSISNSAEDPFIAIHADSKL; encoded by the exons ATGAAGTTCTTTCTATTACTTTTAGCTGTTGGGTTCTGCTGGGCTCAGTATAGCCCACATACTGAATCTGGGCGAACATCTATCGTTCACCTGTTTGAGTGGCGCTGGGCTGATATTGCCCTTGAGTGTGAACGATACTTAGCTCCCAAAGGATTTGGAGGTGTTCAG GTTTCTCCACCCAATGAAAATGCTGTAATCAATAACCCTTCAAGACCTTGGTGGGAAAGATACCAACCAGTCAGCTACAAGATATGTACGAGATCTGGAAATGAAAATGAATTCAAAGATATGGTGACTAGATGCAACAACGTTGGT GTCCGTATTTACGTGGATGCTGTAATTAATCATATGAGTGGAAGTGGCGTGAGTGCAGGAACAAGCAGTACTTGTGGAAGTTACTTCAACCCTGGAAGTAGGGATTTTCCAGCAGTCCCATACTCTGGTTGGGATTTTAATGATGGTAAATGTAAAACTGAAAGTGGAGAAATTGAGAACTATCAAGATGCTGCTCAG GTCAGAGATTGTCGTCTGGTTGGTCTTGTTGATCTTGCAGCGGGGAAAGATTATGTGCGGTCCAAGATTGCTGAATATCTGAACAAACTCATTGACATTGGTGTGGCAGGATTCCGACTTGATGCTTCCAAGCACATGTGGCCTGGAGACATAAAGGCAATTTTGGATAAACTGAATAATCTAAACACACGCTGGTTCTCCTCAGGAAGTCGAGCTTTCATTTACCAGGAG GTAATTGATCTGGGTGGTGAACCAATTACAGGCAGTGAGTACTTTGGAAATGGCCGTGTGACAGAATTCAAGTATGGTGCAAAACTAGGCACAGTTCTGCGCAAGTGGAATGGAGAGAAAATGTCTTACTTAAA gaaCTGGGGCGAGGGCTGGGGTTTTGTGCCTTCTGACAGAGCACTTGTCTTTGTGGATAACCATGACAATCAGCGAGGACATGGAGCTGGCGGAGCATCTATTCTTACATTCTTTGATGCTAG ACTGTATAAAATGGGAGTTGGATTTATGCTTGCTCATCCTTATGGCTTTACACGAGTAATGTCAAGCTACCGTTGGGACAGAAACTTTGTGAATGGACAA gaTGCTAATGATTGGGTTGGGCCACCAAATAATGGTGGAGTAATTAAAGAAGTTACAATTAACCCAGACACTACTTGTGGCAATGGCTGGGTCTGTGAACATCGATGGCGTCAAATAAG gaaCATGGTTGCTTTCCGAAATGTGGTTGATGGCCAGCCTTTTACAAATTGGTGGGataatggaagcaaccaagtggcCTTTGGAAGGGGAAACAAAGGGTTTATTGTCTTTAACAATGATGACTG GTCATTATCTGTAACTTTGCAAACTGGTCTTCCTGCTGGCACATATTGTGATGTCATTTCTGGAGATAAAAGTGACGGCAACTGCACAGGAATTAAAATCTATGTTTCCAGTGATGGCAAAGCTAACTTTTCCATCAGCAACTCTGCTGAGGATCCATTTATTGCAATTCATGCTGACTCCAAGTTATGA